From the genome of Bos taurus isolate L1 Dominette 01449 registration number 42190680 breed Hereford chromosome 27, ARS-UCD2.0, whole genome shotgun sequence, one region includes:
- the LETM2 gene encoding LETM1 domain-containing protein LETM2, mitochondrial, translating into MAFYSYKTVLAIARTRFPSHFVQPTSSSYSPSFAFLHLPDSHLNKTYMKNYGSKKYSHPSQSGNKVLHLRARIFQELHTSTCWLQEVPNKHQQEQTAKKPQVPSPQPTKEAGMKIKEGKRSYRQIIMDELKYYYNGFYLLWIDTKVAARMVWRLLHGQVLTRRERRRVGKSHI; encoded by the exons atggcCTTCTACAGTTATAAAACAGTCTTAGCTATTGCCCGGACAAG ATTCCCTAGCCATTTTGTCCAGCCTACCAGCTCTTCTTACTCCCcatcatttgcatttcttcacTTGCCAGATTCCCATTTAAACAAAACCTatatgaagaactatggaagcaAAAAGTACTCCCATCCAAGTCAGTCAGGCAATAAAGTACTTCATTTACGAGCCAGAATCTTCCAAGAGCTGCACACTTCAACTTGCTGGTTGCAGGAGGTCCCCAATAAACATCAGCAGGAGCAAACAGCAAAGAAGCCTCAGGTGCCAAGCCCTCAGCCCACGAAAGAAGCGGGCATGAAGATTAAGGAAGGAAAGCGATCTTATAGACAAATAATTATGGATGAACTGAAATATTATTACAATGGATTCTATTTGCTTTGGATTGACACCAAAGTTGCTGCCAGGATGGTTTGGAGGCTGTTGCATGGACAGGTGCTGACCAGACGAGAGAGAAGAAGGGTAGGCAAGAGTcatatttga